The following proteins are encoded in a genomic region of Candidatus Eisenbacteria bacterium:
- the hpt gene encoding hypoxanthine phosphoribosyltransferase, whose amino-acid sequence MQSEPARGRISEEEVEVYISEEEIRKKVAELGAMITRDYEGKDLFVVAVLRGAIFFAVDLVRAIDLPLVLDFVQISSYGDSTESNGRAKITRELDLSIKDKDVLVVEDIVDTRHTLFNLLSFLRSKFPRSIRICTLLNKRERAEREIPLDYVGFSIENLFVIGYGLDYAQRYRNLPFVGVLRKGGEIVR is encoded by the coding sequence ATGCAGAGCGAGCCGGCCCGGGGCCGCATCAGCGAGGAGGAGGTCGAGGTCTACATCTCCGAGGAGGAGATCCGGAAGAAGGTCGCCGAGCTCGGGGCGATGATCACTCGGGACTACGAGGGGAAGGACCTCTTCGTCGTGGCGGTCCTTCGGGGAGCGATCTTCTTCGCCGTCGATCTCGTCCGCGCCATCGATCTTCCGCTTGTTCTCGATTTCGTTCAGATCTCGTCCTACGGCGACTCGACCGAATCGAACGGACGGGCGAAGATCACGCGCGAGCTCGACCTCTCGATCAAGGACAAGGATGTTCTCGTCGTCGAGGATATCGTCGACACGCGCCACACCCTCTTCAACCTGCTCAGCTTCCTTCGCTCCAAGTTCCCAAGGAGCATCCGCATCTGCACGCTTCTCAACAAGAGGGAACGCGCGGAGCGGGAGATCCCTCTTGACTACGTCGGCTTCTCGATCGAGAACCTGTTCGTCATCGGATACGGCCTCGACTACGCGCAGCGCTACCGGAACCTCCCCTTCGTCGGCGTGCTGCGGAAAGGGGGCGAGATCGTTCGATGA
- the deoC gene encoding deoxyribose-phosphate aldolase — MRDEGSIDRIVEKVLARLGRSASDAPNLDGRSCASCAVPGQCASLCPETTATIVREGANRVSSALGAGSVPKDLAPLIDHTILRANAARAEIETLVDEAKRFRFASVCVNPCWARLCRDALEGTGVLVCTVVGFPLGANAPLTKAFETRRACFDGAEEIDMVINVGALKSGEDAFVEKEIRGVVESAGAGVTVKVILETAYLDNDEKVRACRAALRARAAFVKTSTGFGPSGATVEDVRLMRETVGPKMGVKAAGGIRSRSDAEEMIRAGASRIGASASVAIVKEE, encoded by the coding sequence ATGAGGGATGAAGGATCGATCGATCGGATCGTCGAGAAGGTGCTCGCGCGGCTTGGGAGGAGCGCGTCGGACGCGCCGAATCTGGACGGCCGCTCGTGCGCCTCGTGCGCGGTCCCCGGTCAATGCGCTTCGCTCTGCCCGGAGACGACCGCGACGATCGTTCGCGAAGGGGCGAACCGCGTCTCGAGCGCCTTGGGTGCGGGGAGCGTCCCAAAGGACCTCGCTCCCCTCATCGATCACACGATCCTTCGCGCGAACGCGGCCCGCGCGGAGATCGAAACGCTCGTCGACGAGGCGAAGCGGTTCCGCTTCGCGTCGGTTTGCGTGAACCCGTGCTGGGCGCGGCTCTGTCGAGACGCGCTCGAGGGGACCGGCGTTCTCGTTTGCACGGTCGTCGGCTTCCCGCTCGGAGCAAACGCGCCGCTCACGAAAGCCTTCGAGACGCGCCGCGCCTGCTTCGACGGGGCCGAGGAGATCGACATGGTGATCAACGTCGGCGCTCTGAAGTCCGGGGAGGACGCGTTCGTCGAAAAGGAGATCCGCGGCGTCGTCGAGTCGGCCGGAGCGGGCGTCACGGTGAAGGTGATCTTGGAGACCGCCTATCTCGACAACGACGAGAAGGTCCGCGCGTGCCGGGCGGCCCTCCGCGCGCGGGCCGCCTTTGTGAAGACATCGACCGGATTCGGGCCGTCGGGCGCGACGGTCGAGGATGTGCGCCTCATGCGCGAGACGGTCGGACCGAAGATGGGCGTGAAAGCGGCCGGAGGAATCCGCTCGCGGAGCGACGCCGAGGAGATGATCCGCGCCGGAGCGAGCCGCATCGGCGCAAGCGCCTCGGTGGCGATCGTGAAGGAGGAATGA
- a CDS encoding BtpA/SgcQ family protein, which produces MRAPVASWLPARRPSLIGVVHLGPLPGAPFCREPLSLTIERAIEDARAWERGGADAVLVENFGDAPFFPGRVPPETVASVTAAARAVREAVRLPVGVNVLRNDAEAALAAAAASGAAFIRVNVLAHAYLTDQGIIEGRAHALLRKRSRLGVPISILADLLVKHAEPLAPLDPVLAARDLLERAGADALVVTGKATGLPPEAARLADLARALPEAPLFAGSGVTPENAPPLRSNVRGVLAGTWCEKEGRVREERVRALAEAIHAGNS; this is translated from the coding sequence ATGAGGGCGCCCGTCGCTTCCTGGCTTCCCGCGCGCCGTCCCTCGCTGATCGGGGTCGTCCATCTCGGGCCGCTCCCGGGCGCGCCCTTCTGCCGCGAACCCCTTTCCCTCACGATCGAGCGCGCGATCGAGGACGCGCGCGCGTGGGAGAGAGGCGGGGCGGACGCCGTCCTCGTCGAGAACTTCGGGGACGCGCCGTTCTTCCCGGGCCGAGTGCCGCCCGAGACGGTTGCATCGGTCACGGCGGCGGCGCGCGCGGTTCGGGAGGCGGTGCGGCTTCCTGTCGGCGTCAACGTTCTCCGAAACGACGCGGAGGCGGCCCTCGCGGCGGCGGCCGCATCCGGAGCGGCCTTCATCCGCGTGAATGTCCTCGCACACGCGTACTTGACGGATCAAGGGATCATCGAGGGGCGCGCGCACGCGCTTCTTCGAAAACGTTCCCGGCTCGGAGTCCCGATCTCGATCCTCGCCGATCTTCTCGTGAAGCACGCCGAGCCGCTCGCCCCTCTCGATCCGGTTCTCGCCGCGCGCGATCTCCTGGAACGAGCGGGCGCGGATGCTCTCGTGGTCACCGGCAAGGCGACCGGACTTCCGCCGGAGGCGGCCCGCCTCGCCGATCTCGCCCGCGCGCTTCCGGAAGCGCCGCTCTTCGCGGGGAGCGGCGTCACGCCGGAGAACGCTCCTCCTCTTCGGTCGAACGTGCGAGGCGTTCTCGCGGGGACGTGGTGCGAGAAGGAGGGACGCGTTCGGGAAGAACGCGTGCGCGCCCTCGCCGAGGCGATCCACGCCGGGAACTCCTGA
- the udk gene encoding uridine kinase yields the protein MARPLLVGVAGGTSAGKSTFALRVAETVGLENAVLLAESSYYHDRSHFSENPEKINFDHPDSIDFDLMEKHLRMLIDGVAIPRLVYHRDTCAREETGEKIEPRRVILVEGILILAEERIRDLLDFKVFIDADSDLRFIRRLGRDFAEKAMDLDEICRVYLEKVKPMHLRFVLPSKRYADVIVPMGGMNLAALEMVISRIQAALAADARA from the coding sequence ATGGCGAGACCGCTTCTAGTCGGAGTCGCCGGCGGGACGAGCGCCGGGAAGAGCACGTTCGCGCTCCGCGTCGCCGAAACAGTCGGCTTGGAGAACGCCGTCCTCCTCGCCGAGTCCTCGTACTACCACGACCGCTCGCATTTCTCCGAGAACCCCGAGAAGATCAACTTCGACCATCCGGACTCGATCGATTTCGACCTCATGGAGAAGCACCTCCGCATGTTGATCGATGGGGTGGCGATCCCGCGGCTCGTGTATCATCGGGACACATGCGCGCGCGAGGAGACCGGCGAGAAGATCGAGCCGCGCCGCGTGATTCTCGTCGAGGGGATTCTCATCCTCGCGGAGGAGAGGATCCGCGACCTTCTCGACTTCAAGGTCTTCATCGACGCCGACTCGGACCTTCGCTTCATTCGGAGGCTCGGCCGCGATTTCGCGGAGAAGGCGATGGATCTCGATGAAATCTGCCGCGTCTACCTCGAGAAAGTGAAGCCGATGCATCTTCGCTTCGTTCTCCCCTCGAAGCGCTACGCGGACGTCATCGTGCCGATGGGGGGAATGAACCTCGCCGCCCTCGAGATGGTGATCTCGCGCATCCAGGCCGCTCTCGCGGCCGACGCGCGCGCCTGA
- a CDS encoding thymidine kinase: MDTIPSRPGWIEVIAGCMFSGKSEELIRRLRRAQIAKLKVQAFKPAIDTRWQGNASGEIVSHDARRIRSVTVASADEIEKKIEADTEVVGIDEGQFFDASLVHLAQALAAGGKRVIVAGLDLDYQGRPFEPMPHLMAVADFVTKVHAICAVCGAPATRSQRLVRSEERVLIGDEKVYEARCRHCFAPHESGAGEP; the protein is encoded by the coding sequence ATGGACACCATTCCCTCCAGGCCCGGATGGATCGAGGTGATCGCCGGCTGCATGTTCAGCGGGAAGAGCGAGGAGCTGATCCGCCGACTCCGGCGCGCGCAGATCGCGAAGCTCAAGGTTCAAGCGTTCAAGCCGGCCATCGACACGCGATGGCAGGGGAACGCGAGCGGCGAGATTGTTTCGCACGACGCGCGCCGCATTCGCTCGGTCACGGTCGCCTCGGCCGACGAGATCGAAAAGAAGATCGAGGCGGACACGGAGGTCGTCGGCATCGACGAGGGGCAGTTCTTCGACGCCTCGCTCGTGCACCTCGCGCAGGCGCTCGCCGCCGGCGGCAAGCGCGTGATCGTGGCCGGCCTCGACCTCGACTACCAGGGGAGACCCTTCGAGCCGATGCCGCACCTCATGGCGGTCGCCGATTTCGTGACGAAGGTTCACGCGATCTGCGCGGTCTGCGGGGCGCCGGCGACGCGCTCGCAGCGCCTCGTCCGCTCTGAAGAGCGCGTTCTCATCGGCGACGAGAAGGTGTACGAGGCCCGTTGCCGGCATTGCTTCGCGCCTCATGAATCGGGAGCGGGCGAACCGTGA
- the rpiB gene encoding ribose 5-phosphate isomerase B produces MSPRAVAIGADHGGFALKERLKRYLEEELDIRVVDCGTHSTEPADYPDLAAEVARRVASGACARGILIDGAGIGSSIAANKIPGVRAAVCHDERTTVNSRSHNDANVLCLGASFLPAGEARRLARIFLATEFAGGRHARRVEKLNALDRARGAPPEERSAGR; encoded by the coding sequence ATCTCTCCCCGGGCGGTCGCGATCGGCGCCGACCACGGAGGCTTCGCGCTCAAAGAAAGGCTGAAACGCTATCTCGAAGAGGAGCTCGACATCCGCGTGGTTGATTGCGGAACGCACTCGACCGAGCCGGCCGACTATCCGGACCTCGCCGCGGAGGTCGCGCGGCGCGTCGCCTCCGGGGCATGCGCGCGCGGCATCCTCATCGACGGAGCCGGAATCGGCTCCTCGATCGCCGCGAACAAGATCCCCGGCGTCCGCGCGGCGGTCTGCCACGACGAGCGGACGACCGTGAACAGCCGCTCGCACAACGACGCGAACGTTCTTTGTCTTGGAGCGAGCTTCCTTCCGGCCGGAGAGGCGAGGAGGCTCGCGCGAATCTTCCTCGCGACGGAGTTCGCGGGCGGGCGGCACGCGCGCCGCGTGGAGAAGCTGAACGCGCTCGACCGCGCCCGCGGCGCGCCGCCGGAGGAAAGGAGCGCCGGACGATGA
- the add gene encoding adenosine deaminase yields the protein MSPKKTRRRYRLSEEWREFTEPYVRRMPKTDLHVHLDGSLRLRTLWDLARAQGVRLGARDLRSLRKKVQVGEECRSLGDYLRAFQTILKVMQEEEALTRIAYELAEDAAAENVRYIEVRYSPLLHVQGGLRMSDSIDAVLQGLKAAEQRYPIRTGVILCGIRSMTPDRSLELAELAVAYRPDGVVAFDLAGQEKDYPAKKHREAFYRVLNENQNVTVHAGEAFDVRSIHQAVHYCGAHRIGHGTRLLEDEGLMNYVIDHRIPLEVCLTSNLQTRVVRRMRDHPFRFYLDKGLRVTINTDSRLVSNTTVTKELVLAARAFRLNHYEFRHVLLNGFRAAFLPYAAKVRAVREALLEIDSILGERFPMDDVVILQDWRQLQVKPHAASRAGGRA from the coding sequence ATGAGCCCGAAGAAGACCCGCCGCCGCTATCGCCTGAGCGAGGAATGGCGCGAGTTCACCGAACCCTACGTCCGGCGGATGCCGAAGACCGACCTTCATGTCCATCTCGACGGATCGCTTCGCCTGCGAACGTTGTGGGACCTCGCCCGCGCGCAAGGGGTCCGACTCGGCGCGCGCGATCTCCGCTCGCTCCGGAAGAAGGTTCAGGTCGGAGAGGAGTGCCGAAGCCTCGGAGACTATCTGAGAGCCTTCCAAACCATCCTCAAGGTGATGCAGGAGGAGGAGGCGCTCACGCGGATCGCTTACGAGCTGGCCGAGGACGCAGCCGCCGAGAACGTCCGCTACATCGAGGTCCGCTACTCGCCGCTCCTCCACGTGCAAGGCGGGCTCCGCATGTCCGATTCGATCGACGCGGTCCTCCAAGGGCTGAAGGCGGCCGAACAGAGATACCCGATTCGCACCGGCGTGATCCTCTGCGGGATCCGCTCGATGACGCCCGACCGTTCTCTCGAGCTCGCGGAGCTCGCCGTGGCGTATCGGCCGGACGGCGTGGTCGCCTTCGATCTCGCCGGACAGGAGAAGGACTACCCGGCCAAGAAGCACCGCGAGGCCTTCTATCGGGTGCTCAACGAGAACCAGAACGTCACCGTGCACGCGGGCGAAGCGTTTGATGTGCGAAGCATTCATCAGGCGGTCCACTACTGCGGCGCCCACCGGATCGGCCACGGAACCCGACTTCTCGAGGACGAGGGGCTGATGAACTATGTCATCGACCATCGGATTCCTCTCGAGGTGTGCCTCACGTCGAACCTCCAAACGCGGGTCGTCCGGCGGATGCGGGACCATCCGTTCCGGTTCTACCTCGACAAGGGGCTCCGGGTGACGATCAACACCGACAGCCGTCTCGTTTCCAACACGACGGTCACGAAGGAGCTCGTTCTGGCCGCGCGGGCGTTCCGCCTGAACCATTACGAGTTCCGACATGTGCTCCTGAACGGCTTCCGCGCCGCGTTCCTCCCTTACGCGGCCAAAGTGCGGGCGGTGCGCGAGGCCCTTCTCGAGATCGACTCGATCCTCGGCGAGCGGTTCCCGATGGACGACGTCGTCATCCTTCAAGATTGGAGACAGCTTCAAGTAAAGCCGCACGCGGCGAGCCGGGCGGGAGGAAGAGCATGA